The DNA segment GGAGGTCAATCGCTGGCAGAACCCGGCGCTGGAGGGCGCGCACGACATTTACTACGGCACGCGCCTGCCGCCGGAGCGCGTTCCCATTCCTCTGGTCCGCCCGGATGATCGCATCGGCTCTCCCTATCTCTCCTGCGATCCGGACAAGATCGTTGCGATCGTCGAAACGGATGCGCCGGACCGCAACCTTCCCTTCGCCGCGCCGGACGACACCGCGCTCGCGATTGCCGGCCACATCATCGAATTCCTCAGTCATGAGGTGAAGCGCGGCCGCCTTCCGGCCTCGCTGCTCCCGATCCAGTCGGGCGTGGGCAATATCGCCAATGCCGTGCTTTCCGGGCTGGTCGACGCGCCGTTCGATCCGATGACCGCCTATACGGAGGTGATCCAGGACGGGATGCTGGACCTGCTCGACGCGGGCAAGCTTCGCATGGCCTCGGCCACGGCCTTTTCGCTCAGCCCGGCGGCCGCCGATCGCCTCAATGCGAACATGGCCTCTTATGCCAGCCGCATGATCCTGCGCCCGCAGGAAATCAGCAATCATCCCGAACTCGTCCGCCGGCTCGGCTGCATCGCGATGAACGGCCTGATCGAGGCCGACATCTATGGCAACGTCAATTCCACGTTGGTCATGGGCTCGCGCATCCAGAATGGTATCGGCGGCTCGGGTGATTTCGCCCGCAACGCCTATGTCTCGATCTTCATGACGCCTTCGACGGCCAAGGGCGGCCGCATCTCCGCCATCGTGCCGCAGGCGAGCCATGTCGATCACATCATGCAGGACGTGCAGGTGATCGTCACCGAACAGGGCCTGGCCGATCTGCGCGGCCTCAGCCCGCGGCAGCGCGCCGCGGTGGTGATCGAGCGCTGCGCGCACCCGAGCTATCGCCCGCTGCTCGCCGATTATGCCGCGCGCGCACGGGGCGGCGCTTATGGCCTGCATGCGCCCGCACTGCCGGGCGAGGCGCTGTCCTGGCATCAGCGCTTCATGGAAACAGGCACCATGCTTCCCGCCTGACCCATACGGGCCTCCCGCCAAGGGGTGGCGACACCGCAGGGGAAGTACCTACTCGGTCGCTCCACAGAGCGCGTCATCCCGGCCTTGTGCCGGGATCGACCGTTCCGCCAATCCACGGCCGGAAATTGGCGGAACGATAGATGCCGATAAGGCTCGGCAGCAGCTCACCCGTCGCCCTACCTTCTTCTCGCCCCGCCCGGCGACGTGACGCGAACCAGCCGGTTCAGCTCCTAGCCCTTCTTCAGCGCGTCCGGCTTGTGAACCGCTTCCTTGCCCGACTTGTCGCTCTTCACGCGATATTGCGGATCGTCCTTTGACGCCTTGGCCGTATGACCACCGGCCTTGGTGGTGCTCGTCTCCTTGCGCACCACCTTGCCGGAAGTCTCGCCCTGCGGCGTGTCCCACTTCACATGGTCGCCGGCTTTCAGGTTCTTTGTCATGACACGCTCTCCGATGCGGACGTTGCCGCCCGGCTCCGAACGCGCCGATCGATCGCCCGGTTGCGCGGCCGCCACGCCCATCGGCAAAGATCGCTCGCGGGAACGTCATCGCTGCCAACTTGTTCGATCAGAACGATGAAAGGGAGGGATGATGCCAGCAACGAGCCCCACGACGACACCGGCGGAACGCGGTCGCCAGGCCCCTACCCCTTGGGCCATCCCCCCGCGCGGCTGGAAGGATGTCGTGCTGCGCAGCTGGCGGGAATCGGGGCAGGACAACATCAGCCTCGTCGCGTCCGGGGTCGCATTCTGCGGCATCCTCGCGATGGTGCCAATGCTCGGCGCCATTGTGCTCAGCTACGGGCTGGTCGCGACACCCGAGACGGTGATGAACAATGTCCGCTCGCTCACCTCGCTGATGCCGGCAGACGCCGCTCGGCTGATCGGCGAGCAGCTCGCCAATGTCGTCTCCACCTCCGATGGCAAGAAGGGATTCGGCCTGCTCATTGCGCTTGGCATCGCTCTCTACGGCGCGATGAAGGGCGCCACGGCGATCATCACCGCGCTCAACATCGCTTATGATGAGGAAGAAACGCGCGGCTTCGTGAAGCTGAACCTCATCGCGCTGGCGATCACCGCCGGCGGCGTTCTGGTGGCGGTGCTGGCGGTGGTCGCGATCGCCGCCATGGGATCGCTGAAGCACCTGTTTCCCACGCTGCCCGCGCCGGTGCTCGTCCTGAGCAACATCATTTCCCATCTGGTCATGGCCGCCGTGGGTGCCGCCGCCGCGGCGACGCTATATCGCTTCGCCCCCAATCGCGAAGGCGCCAAATGGGTCTGGCTCACCCCCGGGTCGGTCTTCGCGGCGCTTTCCTGGGTCCTGATGACATTGGGCTTCGGCATCTATGTCGCCAATTTCGGCAGCTATGACGCCACTTATGGCTCGCTTGGCGCGGCGGTGGTTCTGCTCACCTGGCTGTACCTGTCGGCCTATGTCCTGCTGCTGGGGGCGGAGTTCAACTGCGAGCTGGAGCGCCAGACCGCGCAGGATACGACCACCGGCGCGGCCCAGCCGATGGGCACGCGCGGCGCCTATGCCGCTGATACCGTGGCGAGCGGGCCGGAACCGCAGTCGAAGCCGGCATTGGGCAGCACCACGCGCACCCCGGCCAGCGATCCCCATCCCGCCACCGGGCCGGCGAGGACCGGCCTTGCCGTCAGCAGCAATCTCGATCGGGCGCTCCGCATCGGCTCCATCGGCAAGGTCGGGCTGCTCCCCTCGCTTTTCGCCACGCTTGGCCTGACCATGATGGGCAAGCGGAACAGGACGGCGCTCGGCATCACCTTCATGGCCGCGGCCGGCGGGCTGAAGTGGCTCAGCCGCCCCGACGCGCGGTCCACGACGTCGACGCGGGGATAAGCGCCCCCGCCGCGAGTCCGGCAGGGTCAGTCGGCGTGAGACGCCACGATCGCGCGGCTGACATCGCCCATCAACCGCATCCGGCTCGGGATCGACTGGCGCGTGCTCGCGATCATGACGGCCACCGCATAACGGTGGCCATTGGGGGCGACGAGCAGCCCCACGTCGTTATAGCCGGTCGACAGGCTGCCCAGATCCTGCCCGGTCCCGGTCTTGTGCGCCAGCGTCCAGCCAGGCCGAAGCCCCGATTTCAGCCGCAGCGGCCCGGTCCGGCTGGCCCGCATCAGCGACAACAGCTTGTCGGTCGAGGCCGGGCTGAGCAGCTTCCCCTGCGCCAGCAGCGCAATGCCCAGCGTCACGCCGTTGGCCGACGCGCCATCTTCGGGATCGGCCAGGTACCGGTCCAGCGCCCGGCGCCGCGCCTCATAGCTCATTGCCGCCCGCGCCTGGAGAAAGCCCCAGCCCCCCGCCCATTCCGGCCGCCAGGTCAGCCCGGCCGTGCGCGCCTGCAGCAGCCGTTCGCCGGGGCCGAACGTCACCCCGGCGACATCCTTGTCATCCAGCATCCTCCGAACCGCCTCCGGCCCGCCCACGCGCCACAGCAGCACGTCGTTCGCCGTATTGTCGCTCCGCGTCATGGCGCCCTGCAGCAAGGCGCCAACCGTGGTTCGATACCCGTCACTGTCCACCAGCGGTCTGATCGGCTGGTGAAACACGGTGAGGTCAGATTTGCGCACCGTAACAGGATCGCTCAGGCTCATTCGTCCCCGATCAACCGCATCCATGACGGTGATGCCGACCCACAATTTGCTCACGCTCTGCTGCGGGCGCGGCTTGTCCCCGGCCCAATCGACCGTCCAGCCTTCGTCGATGTCCCGAACCGAGATCCCCACGTCGCCGCTGAAACCGCGCCCCAGCGCCTGGACGGCGTTCAGCAGCGCGGCTGGCGGTTGCGGGCGCGCTACCGACACGCGCGGCGGCGGCGGCGGCGCTGGTTGGCGAACGGTAACGGGCTTTGCAGCGGGCGCCGAGACGGGCGGCGCGGCAGGAACACAGGCGGCGATGACACTCAGCGCGGCGATCGCGCTGAGCCGGCGGACGAACGTGGCGGACATGTTACTCCCTTTGCCCACCTGCTAAGCGCCAGAGCCTGCAGGAGAAAGGCCGCCGGCTCAGCCTGTCGCGATTAGGCCGTCATCCATCGCAGAAGCTAAAGCGGCGCTCGCGAGCCACGCGCGGGTGTCGACAGGGGTGAGCGCCGTCAGCGCCGCTCCAGCACCAGCGACTGCACCGCGCGCGCAAATGGGCCACGCACGTCCGACAGCCGCGTCATCGCCAAACCGGCGCCATCATCACCGGCCCAGGTTTCCGCATCCGAAAACAACCACTCACCCACGGGCGCGCGGGCGAAGTTGACGGTCAAATCCGCATTGATGAACGTCCACTCGTCAAACGGCAGAACCGGCGCGATACCGTTGGAGAAATCGGCCACCGCCATCGCCCGCGCCACGGGGGACAACGGCTCTCCCTCGATCAGGGCGCGATGCTGGCGGAACCACACCTGCCCCGGGCCGAGCTGACGAAAGCCGCCCCGGATCCGTCGCAGGTCGAAATTGGCACCAAAGTTCACCGCGCCGGGCAAGCTGTCCCGAAACTGGTCATCTTCCGCCACGTTCTCGGGTGAACCGGCGACCTCCGGCATGGCGGCACCCGCCGGAACGGGCTCTTCCGCCATCCGCACGCGCAACACATTCGCGCGGGTGACTTCCTTGCCGTCGTGCAGCAATTTGACCTGTAAGAGCTGAATCTTGCGCCCGTCGCGGATCACCTCGGTTGCGATATCAAGCCGCGCCACGGGGACGGGCCGCAACAGCTCAACCGTCACGCGTGCGACCCGCATCGGCGCTGCCGTCGGCACCTGCTCGGCCGCCCAGGCGACCAGCGCGGAGGGCGCGCCACCGTGCTGCAATTGCGGATGCCACGGGCCGGCCGCATAGGCCGTCGCGAAAAATCCGCTTCCCTGTTTCACGAAGATGGCGTCGTTCACTCGCGCATGTCCTCTTTCCTGGGCGCTTCTCACCTACTGGCTGGACGCGCGCGTGCAACGCGCATTCGACCGACGCCTTTCCTGGTGGCGCGGGTCCGTTGTCAGATTCGCGCGTTGCCACCGCCTCGGTCCGCCGCGCACACCGCCCTTGGTGCACCGCACAAGATAACGCTCACTTAGCGGACAAAGTGTCCGTTATGGCTCGCCTCTAGGTGCAGAACTGTGTTGCGAGGCTTTCAGCGTTGCGACATCTGGCTCGAGTCACGCCCTAGATGGTTCCAACGCGCGCCGAATGATATCAGCGCGGCTGTTCTCTTCAGGGAAGCGCAAAAAAGTATAACGGGTATGAGAATTCTGAAGCTCACCATTACGTAAACGCGAGCAACATGGACCCTGTCACGTCGTGTCAGCAATAAAGCCTGACTCGACAGTATCTTTTCATTACTAAGTCCAATACCGTGTAACCCCGTACTTCCCGGCTGGGGTTTCATTCTGTAGGAAGAGTTATGACTGACAGGCCAGACGACGACAGCACCCTCTTGGCAACTGAGCTAACCATCGCATGGCTGGCCAATCCGAACACGCGCGTAAACCCGGACGATGTGCCCGGGGTTCTTGCGTCAATGTATGAAGCAGTGCGCACCTTGGGTAAGACGTCAGCTCCCGATGAAGGTGACGCCGCCGACACCCCTGAATACAAGCCTGCCGTCAGTGTCCGGAAATCCCTGGCCGATCCGGACTTCATCGTTTCGCTGATCGACGGGAAGAAGTATCGCAGCCTGCGCCGCCACTTGAACGCGCATGGTCTCTCTCCGGAAGATTATCGCCAGCGTTATGGGCTGAAGCCTGATTACCCGATGGTCGCGCCGGGTTATTCCGCCGCCCGTCGTGATGTGGCGAAGAAGCTTGGTCTGGGCCGCAAGCCGGGGACGAAGATCAACAAGTCACCCGATCAGCAGGCGTCTACCCGGCGCGGACGCAAGCCGAAGGGCGAAGAGGCCGGCGGCGAGGAATGATTTCGTCGTGATCGGGCCGAAATCGATCTTTCGGCCCGATCGACTTCTCAGGCACCGGATTATGGTTGTTCAGTCCGCCTGACGAGCGACAGGTCGTAGCCAAGCTCGCGCGCTCGCGTTTCCAGCATCGCGATCACCGACGCGTCCGGATGGCGCGCTCGGGTCAGCGCCCAAAGGTAACGTCCCGAAGGTTCGCCCACGATCGACCAGTCATAGCGGTCGCCATGATCCAGCACCCAATAATCACCTTGGAACGGGCCGAAGAAGGATACCTTCAGCTTGGCATTGCTCGCTGTGTCCACGACTTTTGCTTTGCCGGTTGATGATTTTTCCTTGCCGTTAATACCGCCCTGCCGCCCGCGATTGACCACGCGGATCGTTCCGTCACCATTGCGCGCATAATCGGCCGTTACAGCGTCCATTCCTCTCTGGAACGACGCCTCATAGCGAAACTGTTCATACCAGCGGCCAAGATACCGCTGTAAATCCACCGGCTTGGCGGGCTCGGGGACGGATCTGTTACCGACCGGGCCAGCACGTTGTATTGCCACGTATGCCGCTATCAGCGCCGGAACGCCGATCGCTGCGGCGGCAATGACGACCTTTCTCATCATCCTTCCTTATCTGTCGCTCCGGACACCTTCCCGGCGATGCGGCAATCCAACGCGCGAATGGCTCGCAACGTTGCTGTTGACGCCTCCCTGATGCTGGGTGACGCTACGGCATGGATCTGACGCTCTCCCCCGCCGAACAGGCGTTCGCCGCTGAAATCCGCCGCTTCTTCAGGGAAGAATATCCGCAGGACGTTCTCGCGCTGCTGCGCGACGGGCGAAAGCTGACGCGGGAAGATCACGTCCGATCGCAACAGGCGCTCAACGCCAGGGGCTGGCTCGGCGTCGGCTGGCCGGCGGAACATGGCGGGCCGGGCTGGTCCCCGGTTCAGCGTTACCTGTTCGAACAGGAGCTCGAACTGGCGGGCGCCCCGTCGATCATCCCGATGGCGGTGATCTATATCGGCCCGATCATCTGCGCATTCGGAACGCCGGAACAGCAGGCGCGCTGGCTGCCGGACATCCTGAACTCGCGCGCCATGTGGGCGCAGGGCTATTCGGAGCCTGAATCCGGGTCCGACCTTGCATCCCTGCGGATGAGCGCGGTGCGCGACGGCGGCGATTATGTGCTGAACGGCACGAAGATCTGGACGTCCGGCGCGCATTGGGCGGATTGGATCTTCTGCCTCGTGCGCACGGAGAAATGCGAGCGCAAGCAGGACGGCATTTCGATGATCTGCGCCGACATGCGCACACCGGGCATCACCGTTCATCCGATCATCTCCATCGACGGTTCGCACGAGCTTAATCGCGTGGAGTTTGAAAATGTGCGCGTGCCGGCGGCGAACATGATCGGGGAGGCTGGCAAGGGCTGGCATTACGCCAATGTGCTGCTTGCCGCAGAGCGCGTGTCCTATGCGCATATCGGCCGCAAACGCGCCGATCTGGCCGAGCTGCGCCGCGTGGCGGCAACCATGCCCGGCAGTTTCGCCGACACCATGGCGCAGGAGCCGTTGTTTGCGCGCCGCGTGGCGCTGGCGGAGATCCGCCTGAACGCCGTCGAGCTCTCCGTCCTGCGCGTCCTGTGCGGGGAGGCCGCGCCCGCCGCCGTTTCCGCCTTGAAAATCGCCTGTACCGAACTGGCGCAGGAGATCACCGAATTGTGGGTCGAGCTGGCCGGACGCGACCGCGCCGTGGTCGCCGATCGCACTGCCGCGGACTGGCGGGGGACGGCGCCGGAGGTCGCCGGCTTCGCCGTGCCGCGCACCGCATCCTATCTCTTCGAGCGGGCGCAGACGATCTACGGCGGCGCGACCGAGATCCAGAAGACGATCGTCTGGAAGGCGCTCGACCGCGCCAATGCCGCGCTCGCCTGACCCGGCCGGCCCGTCACTCATCCGATCCGATTGGAACAATGATGATCAAGATGATCTTCTGCCTTCGCCGCCGGGCAGAGCTCAGTCAGGCGGCGTTCCAGGCCTATTGGCGCGATCGCCACGCGCCCTTGGTGGCGGAGGTCGCGCCGTTGCTGCGCATCCGGCGCTATGTGCAAAGCCACAGCTTCGATGACCCGCAACTTGCAGGGCCGGTGGCGGCGCGCGGGGCCATTGTGCCGCCTTATGACGGCGTCGCCGAACTATACTGGGACAGTATCGAGGATCTCACCGCCGTGAACGACAGCAAGGAAGCGCGCGAGGCCGGCCGCCGGCTGCTGGAGGATGAACGCAACTTCATCGACCTGTCGCAGTCGCCCTTGTTCTGGGTCCGCGAAAACCACGTCATCTGACCGGGCGAAAGAACCGGCTGTTACAAGCATCAGGAGAGGCGGCATGGATTTCAGCTTCACGCCCGAACAGGAACAATTGCGCGCCTCGCTGGCCGCCTATCTGCGCAGCCATCACGATTTCACCACGCGCCAGGCCGGCGTTGCTTCCGACGATGGCCGCACCCCTGCGATCTGGCACGATTTCGCCGACCGGCTCGGCCTGTTCGCCCTCGCCGGTCCCGATGCGCCGGATCCGTTCGATCTGCTGGTCGTGATGCAGGAGCTCGGCGTTGCTCTGGTGGCCGAGCCGTTCCTCGAAACGGCGGTCACCAGCGCGACGCTGCTGCGCGAAAGCGGCACGCCCGCCGCGGCTGCCCTGTTGCAGCGGATCACGGCCGGAGACGCCGTGGTCGCCTTCGCCGATGGCGAGCGAAATGGTCGCCTCGCCGCCGCCCCGGCGCTGACGCGCGCTTCACCCTTTGCCGGCGGCTGGCATCTGCACGGCGCCAAATCCATGGTCATGGCCGCGCCCTGGGCCACCACCTTGCTGGTCAGCGCCGCGACGCCCGAAGGCGCGGCAGTCTTCGCGGTGGAGCCGGGCAGCGCCGGTGTCACCCTCCACCCCTATCGCACCATTGACGGTCGGCGCGCGGCGGACATCCACTTCGCCGATGCGGTGGTGACGGCGGAACAGATGATCGCTCCGCCGGCCACGGCGCCAGCCGCGATCGACGCCGCCACTGACGCAACCATCGTCGCCCTCGCCGCGGAGGCGCTCGGCGTGCTTCGCCGGATCCTTGACGACACGATCGCCTACACCCGCGAGCGCCGGCAGTTCGGTCAGGCGATCGCGGGCTTCCAGGCACTCCAGCACCGCATGGTCGACATGTTCATGAAGATCGAGGCGGCCACCTCCGCCACCTACCTTGCGACGATGAAGCTCCACGCGCCGGCCCGCGAGCGCGCGCTGGCGATCTCGGGTGCCAAGGTGCTTGTCGGCGAGGCGTGCCGGTTCGTCGGCCAGAATGGCGTCCAGCTTCACGGCGGCATGGGCATGACGGAGGAACTGGCCGTCGGCCATTACTTCAAGCGCGCCACCGTGATCGAGGGGCTGTTCGGCACCAGTGACGATCACCTCGCCCGCTACATGTCCGTCGCTGCCACGCCGTCAGCACCGGAGGGCGTGGCCGCCGCCTGATCGCGGCGCGCGATGGCCGCGAACCGTGTTCTACCGCGCTTCGGCCAGGCCGAATGCAGGCTCAGCCCGCTCTCGCGCCCGCCACCTTCCGGCGCGACGGCAGCGACGCCAGCTCGCCGGCGCCGCCCGCGGCTGACGGCATCTCGCCGTGGCTTTGCCGCTTGGCCCGGTGCAGCGCCATGTCGGCTTCTTCCAATAGGTCGGCGAGCGTGCCGTCATGATCGTCGGATGTCGCCATGCCGATGCTCGCGCCGACATGCACGTTCTGGCCCTCCACCAGATAGCCGTGGCCGGCGATTGCGTCGCTGATCCGCTCCTTCAGCTCCAGCGCCTCGTCGCGCCCGATATTCTCGGCGACCAGCACGAATTCATCCCCGCCGATCCGCGCCACGCGCACCTTGCTGCCGCCAATCTCCTGCAGCCGCTTGCCCACCGCGACCAGCACCGCATCGCCGGCCTTGTGCCCCAGCGTGTCGTTGATGGTCTTGAACCAGTCGAGATCCAGGTACAGCACCATCAGCCCGGCTTCGGCCCGCCCTGCCCGCTCTTCGGCCCAGCGTGACAGGCCGTTGCGGTTCAACAGGCCGGTGAGCGGGTCGTGCCGCGCGTGATGGTCGTTGATCATTTCGGCGCGCATCGTGCGCACCAGCAGCCGGTTCAGCTGAAAGGCTGCCGAGCTCATGCTGACGAGATAAAAGGGGATCTGGAACAGCGCCAGCAGCAGGATCGGCTGGCCGGAAAAGATCGCGGCGATCGCGCACGGCCCCAGGCTGAGCGCGATCATGACGGCGACAAGCCGCGGCGCAGCGAAGTTGCGGAAGCAGATCCCGCCCACCATCGCCGCCGCCGACAGGCAGGCGAGCGTCGCCGCAACCCAGTCGCCGCTCAGCACGCACATGAAGGTGCCGTAACCGACGCTCGCGGCCCACAATACGGCCAGCGAGATATAAAGGTCGGTCGGGCCCCGTCTTCCCTCCCGAACGGCCTTGCGTCCGAAGTAGAGCGTGGGCAGGCGAAGCGCCGCCAGCAGCACTTCCATCGCAACCCACAGATAAGCGGCCGGCGTCTGCATCCGCACGGCGACCAGCGCGGACACCGCAATGGTGTTCAGCACCCCACCGGCGAAGATCGGCAAGGTATTGTACAGGCTGCGCAGCAGCGTGAGGCGCGTGCCGTCGGGAATATCGCCACCCGGATCCACCAGCCAACGCGTCAGGGACCATGCGGGCAATTCGCGCCCAAGGCCTGAACGTCCGTTCATATGCAGATCCGCAACATCGATTTCCCCCTGTGCGGTTCTGTACAAGATCATCGTTAAGGGAAAGTACCGAAGGGCGGGCGCGAGCCTGCACAAATCGAAAACTCACCGTTGACGATCTTACCGACAACCGCTATTTACAGCATTGTCAGTAGGGAGTCACTACCATGGCCGCTAAGCTTCCCCCTTTTCCCGGCAGCACCGGTCGGCGCGACTGGAACACGGCGTTTGACGCGATCAAGAAGCTGCTGAACAACGGCGATGATACCGTCCAGGTCTTCCGCATCATGCGCGCCCTGAATGTCGGCAGCACGGAATCGGGCTATGCAAGGTTGCTCGGCACCGAAGAAGGCGGGCGGATCGCCCGCGAACAGGCCGAACTGGCGGAGCGTTTCTCTGACCGCACCTGGGTCAACGGGTTCGCACCGGGAACGGTGGGCGCCGCCTATCGCGACTTCCTCGACAGCACCGGCTATTCGGCGGACGGGCTCGTCGCGG comes from the Sphingomonas sp. OV641 genome and includes:
- a CDS encoding acetyl-CoA hydrolase/transferase family protein, with amino-acid sequence MSDRIASAALRSRVTDADTAAALIQPGETVGMSGFTGSGYPKAVPQALARRMAAERAGGRPFRVNLWTGASTGPELDGALAAVDGVAQRLPYSSDPVAREKINRGEIDYLDMHLSQVAPMAWEGVIGTLDTAVVEITGIKADGSLIPSSSIGNNKTWLDRAKRVILEVNRWQNPALEGAHDIYYGTRLPPERVPIPLVRPDDRIGSPYLSCDPDKIVAIVETDAPDRNLPFAAPDDTALAIAGHIIEFLSHEVKRGRLPASLLPIQSGVGNIANAVLSGLVDAPFDPMTAYTEVIQDGMLDLLDAGKLRMASATAFSLSPAAADRLNANMASYASRMILRPQEISNHPELVRRLGCIAMNGLIEADIYGNVNSTLVMGSRIQNGIGGSGDFARNAYVSIFMTPSTAKGGRISAIVPQASHVDHIMQDVQVIVTEQGLADLRGLSPRQRAAVVIERCAHPSYRPLLADYAARARGGAYGLHAPALPGEALSWHQRFMETGTMLPA
- a CDS encoding DUF2945 domain-containing protein, encoding MTKNLKAGDHVKWDTPQGETSGKVVRKETSTTKAGGHTAKASKDDPQYRVKSDKSGKEAVHKPDALKKG
- a CDS encoding YihY/virulence factor BrkB family protein, producing the protein MPATSPTTTPAERGRQAPTPWAIPPRGWKDVVLRSWRESGQDNISLVASGVAFCGILAMVPMLGAIVLSYGLVATPETVMNNVRSLTSLMPADAARLIGEQLANVVSTSDGKKGFGLLIALGIALYGAMKGATAIITALNIAYDEEETRGFVKLNLIALAITAGGVLVAVLAVVAIAAMGSLKHLFPTLPAPVLVLSNIISHLVMAAVGAAAAATLYRFAPNREGAKWVWLTPGSVFAALSWVLMTLGFGIYVANFGSYDATYGSLGAAVVLLTWLYLSAYVLLLGAEFNCELERQTAQDTTTGAAQPMGTRGAYAADTVASGPEPQSKPALGSTTRTPASDPHPATGPARTGLAVSSNLDRALRIGSIGKVGLLPSLFATLGLTMMGKRNRTALGITFMAAAGGLKWLSRPDARSTTSTRG
- a CDS encoding serine hydrolase, whose product is MSATFVRRLSAIAALSVIAACVPAAPPVSAPAAKPVTVRQPAPPPPPRVSVARPQPPAALLNAVQALGRGFSGDVGISVRDIDEGWTVDWAGDKPRPQQSVSKLWVGITVMDAVDRGRMSLSDPVTVRKSDLTVFHQPIRPLVDSDGYRTTVGALLQGAMTRSDNTANDVLLWRVGGPEAVRRMLDDKDVAGVTFGPGERLLQARTAGLTWRPEWAGGWGFLQARAAMSYEARRRALDRYLADPEDGASANGVTLGIALLAQGKLLSPASTDKLLSLMRASRTGPLRLKSGLRPGWTLAHKTGTGQDLGSLSTGYNDVGLLVAPNGHRYAVAVMIASTRQSIPSRMRLMGDVSRAIVASHAD
- a CDS encoding thioesterase family protein, with the translated sequence MNDAIFVKQGSGFFATAYAAGPWHPQLQHGGAPSALVAWAAEQVPTAAPMRVARVTVELLRPVPVARLDIATEVIRDGRKIQLLQVKLLHDGKEVTRANVLRVRMAEEPVPAGAAMPEVAGSPENVAEDDQFRDSLPGAVNFGANFDLRRIRGGFRQLGPGQVWFRQHRALIEGEPLSPVARAMAVADFSNGIAPVLPFDEWTFINADLTVNFARAPVGEWLFSDAETWAGDDGAGLAMTRLSDVRGPFARAVQSLVLERR
- a CDS encoding MucR family transcriptional regulator; this encodes MTDRPDDDSTLLATELTIAWLANPNTRVNPDDVPGVLASMYEAVRTLGKTSAPDEGDAADTPEYKPAVSVRKSLADPDFIVSLIDGKKYRSLRRHLNAHGLSPEDYRQRYGLKPDYPMVAPGYSAARRDVAKKLGLGRKPGTKINKSPDQQASTRRGRKPKGEEAGGEE
- a CDS encoding lipocalin family protein yields the protein MRKVVIAAAAIGVPALIAAYVAIQRAGPVGNRSVPEPAKPVDLQRYLGRWYEQFRYEASFQRGMDAVTADYARNGDGTIRVVNRGRQGGINGKEKSSTGKAKVVDTASNAKLKVSFFGPFQGDYWVLDHGDRYDWSIVGEPSGRYLWALTRARHPDASVIAMLETRARELGYDLSLVRRTEQP
- a CDS encoding acyl-CoA dehydrogenase family protein, which gives rise to MDLTLSPAEQAFAAEIRRFFREEYPQDVLALLRDGRKLTREDHVRSQQALNARGWLGVGWPAEHGGPGWSPVQRYLFEQELELAGAPSIIPMAVIYIGPIICAFGTPEQQARWLPDILNSRAMWAQGYSEPESGSDLASLRMSAVRDGGDYVLNGTKIWTSGAHWADWIFCLVRTEKCERKQDGISMICADMRTPGITVHPIISIDGSHELNRVEFENVRVPAANMIGEAGKGWHYANVLLAAERVSYAHIGRKRADLAELRRVAATMPGSFADTMAQEPLFARRVALAEIRLNAVELSVLRVLCGEAAPAAVSALKIACTELAQEITELWVELAGRDRAVVADRTAADWRGTAPEVAGFAVPRTASYLFERAQTIYGGATEIQKTIVWKALDRANAALA
- a CDS encoding EthD domain-containing protein, whose translation is MIKMIFCLRRRAELSQAAFQAYWRDRHAPLVAEVAPLLRIRRYVQSHSFDDPQLAGPVAARGAIVPPYDGVAELYWDSIEDLTAVNDSKEAREAGRRLLEDERNFIDLSQSPLFWVRENHVI
- a CDS encoding acyl-CoA dehydrogenase family protein produces the protein MDFSFTPEQEQLRASLAAYLRSHHDFTTRQAGVASDDGRTPAIWHDFADRLGLFALAGPDAPDPFDLLVVMQELGVALVAEPFLETAVTSATLLRESGTPAAAALLQRITAGDAVVAFADGERNGRLAAAPALTRASPFAGGWHLHGAKSMVMAAPWATTLLVSAATPEGAAVFAVEPGSAGVTLHPYRTIDGRRAADIHFADAVVTAEQMIAPPATAPAAIDAATDATIVALAAEALGVLRRILDDTIAYTRERRQFGQAIAGFQALQHRMVDMFMKIEAATSATYLATMKLHAPARERALAISGAKVLVGEACRFVGQNGVQLHGGMGMTEELAVGHYFKRATVIEGLFGTSDDHLARYMSVAATPSAPEGVAAA
- a CDS encoding diguanylate cyclase, whose product is MNGRSGLGRELPAWSLTRWLVDPGGDIPDGTRLTLLRSLYNTLPIFAGGVLNTIAVSALVAVRMQTPAAYLWVAMEVLLAALRLPTLYFGRKAVREGRRGPTDLYISLAVLWAASVGYGTFMCVLSGDWVAATLACLSAAAMVGGICFRNFAAPRLVAVMIALSLGPCAIAAIFSGQPILLLALFQIPFYLVSMSSAAFQLNRLLVRTMRAEMINDHHARHDPLTGLLNRNGLSRWAEERAGRAEAGLMVLYLDLDWFKTINDTLGHKAGDAVLVAVGKRLQEIGGSKVRVARIGGDEFVLVAENIGRDEALELKERISDAIAGHGYLVEGQNVHVGASIGMATSDDHDGTLADLLEEADMALHRAKRQSHGEMPSAAGGAGELASLPSRRKVAGARAG